In Quercus robur chromosome 11, dhQueRobu3.1, whole genome shotgun sequence, the following proteins share a genomic window:
- the LOC126706410 gene encoding cytochrome P450 72A397-like: MLTSMNDCVLYSLAFSLLFLLLYGVLKVSYTIWWKPKLLEKRMKRQGIRGTPYKLMIGDMKEFVRAITEAWSKPINLTHQIVPRVDPFTLNMVQKYGKISMCWTGTRPRLIIMDPEMMKDILYNKLGHFQKPPLNLLILILTRGLTTLEGEQWAKRRRIVNPAFHLERLEGMIPVFTTSCRRMIKQWQKMVSPQQSYEADIWPELQKLTADVISRAAFGSNYEEGKLIFELQKELILLVLEAMQTLYIPGFRFIPTPKNRRRRELDKEIKSMLRNIIQKRVNSTRIGESTADDLLGLLLQSSNQNNLPENASVINDNELSIEEVIEEIKQFYLAGQETTSSWLTWTMIVLAMHPDWQEKAREEVLQVCGKKEPNFEATTHFRIVTMILYEVLRLYPPVIAQCQHARMETKIGDISLPAGVDVVIPTLLIHHDPELWGDDAEEFKPERFSEGVSKASKDQLAFFPFGWGPRTCIGQTFAIIEAKIALAMILQHFSFELSPSYTHAPYTVMTLQPQHGAQITLHQI, encoded by the exons atgttaactAGTATGAATGACTGTGTGTTATATTCTCTAGCTTTCTCTTTATTGTTTCTACTCCTCTATGGTGTTCTGAAAGTTTCCTACACGATTTGGTGGAAACCCAAGTTGCTAGAGAAGCGCATGAAACGCCAAGGAATTAGAGGCACTCCTTACAAGCTGATGATTGGGGACATGAAAGAGTTTGTGAGGGCCATAACTGAAGCATGGTCCAAACCCATTAATCTGACGCACCAGATTGTTCCACGTGTCGATCCATTTACCCTAAATATGGTGCAGAAATATG GGAAGATATCAATGTGTTGGACTGGGACAAGACCAAGGCTTATTATAATGGACCCAGAGATGATGAAAGATATTCTGTATAACAAGCTAGGTCACTTCCAAAAGCCACCACTAAACCTTCTTATTCTCATTCTAACAAGGGGACTAACAACTCTAGAGGGTGAGCAATGGGCCAAACGCAGAAGGATCGTCAATCCTGCTTTCCACCTAGAGAGACTGGAG gggatGATACCAGTATTCACAACCAGCTGTCGCAGAATGATCAAACAATGGCAGAAGATGGTTAGCCCTCAACAAAGTTATGAAGCTGATATTTGGCCTGAACTTCAAAAACTTACTGCAGATGTTATATCTCGAGCAGCATTTGGAAGCAACTATGAAGAAGGGAAACTCATCTTTGAACTTCAAAAGGAGCTGATCCTACTAGTTCTTGAAGCCATGCAAACCTTGTATATTCCTGGGTTTAG ATTTATACCTACTCCGAAGAATCGGAGGAGAAGGGAACTGGATAAAGAGATCAAATCAATGCTAAGGAACATAATCCAAAAGAGAGTGAATTCCACAAGAATTGGAGAATCCACGGCTGATGACTTGCTAGGCCTGCTCTTGCAATCTAGTAACCAGAACAATTTACCAGAAAATGCAAGTGTCATAAACGATAATGAATTGTCAATTGAAGAGGTGATAGAGGAAATCAAGCAGTTCTATCTTGCAGGCCAAGAAACAACTTCAAGCTGGTTGACATGGACCATGATAGTCTTAGCTATGCACCCAGACTGGCAAGAAAAGGCAAGGGAGGAAGTCTTACAAGTCTGTGGAAAGAAGGAACCCAATTTTGAAGCTACAACCCACTTCAGGATT GTAACCATGATTCTTTATGAAGTACTAAGGTTATATCCACCAGTGATTGCTCAATGTCAACATGCTCGCATGGAAACCAAGATAGGAGATATCTCCCTTCCGGCTGGAGTTGATGTCGTCATACCTACATTACTCATCCATCATGATCCCGAACTTTGGGGAGATGATGCAGAAGAATTCAAACCAGAGAGATTCTCTGAAGGAGTTTCAAAGGCATCAAAGGATCAGTTGGCATTCTTTCCTTTTGGGTGGGGCCCAAGGACCTGTATTGGCCAAACTTTTGCCATTATAGAAGCTAAGATTGCTTTGGCCATGATTCTACAACATTTCTCATTTGAGCTCTCACCCTCCTACACTCATGCACCTTATACTGTTATGACTCTGCAACCACAACATGGAGCTCAAATCACATTACATCAAATTTAG